The genomic window ATGTTTTGATTATGTGGGTGACCCCGCTGTTCGTTCAGTTCACAGACGTAGTTACCGCTCGCGGGGTGAAATTTGAATATCGCCATCCTACGACTCGAGGACGGCGGCGAGCGCGACGGAGGGCCGTGACGATGACTCGAACTCACAGACCGCTGTTCGGCGCGGTCGGGACGCTGACGAGCTCGAGGCTGCGGGCTGACTGGCTACCTCACCGGGTTCGCCATGGGGAGCAGACCCGAGGAGATTATCCGGCGAAGGAGGATGACGATACCGTTCTCCAGACCGTCGGCGAAGACCGCCTGCTCGTGTGATTCGTCGGGGTCGGCGTCCGGGTAGAAGGAACTGACCAGCAACGTCGTACGGTCAACCAACAGTAGGCGGCTGATGGCAACCTCGTCGTCGCTTGCAGGCCCCAGAAGCCAGTCCAGTTCGGTTTCGAACACCTTCACGGATGGCATCTCGGAATCGAGCTTGGCGATGATCGCGTCCGTTTCGCCACCGATGATCACGTCGACGCCGCGGTCAACCGCGTCGTGGAGTCGCTCGTACAACGCCTCCGTCAGAAGTTCCTCCTCGACGACCAGCAGGACGATCTCCGATTCGGCGTCCGCCAGCAGATTGTGTGTCCGGGCCTCGATGCCATCGTGGCCGGATAGCGTCCATACCTCCTGCGTTCGGTCGCTGTCGTCGACCTCCGGTTGGAGATCGAGCGCTTCGAGGTGTGACTGAAGGGTGTCGATCCGCGCGTCGTACTGCTGACGCAAGATCGCGGTTGCCTCCTCGATGCTGACCGCGCGAAACCGCTGGGGGTTCGTGTGCTGTACTTCGACCAGCCCCTTTGACTCCAGCACTCGGACGGCGTCGTACACCCGGGTCCGAGGAACCTCCGAGATCTCGCTGACTTCCTTGGCGGTCCCCGTCGAGAGTTGGGTCAATGCCAGGAAACTCCGCGCCTCGTACTCCTTCAGCCCGAGGTCCTGCAACAGACTCACCGTCTCCGCTTTAAGTCCCTCAGCTGTCATTAGGTGGTCCTGTCATGTCCGACTGGTTGAGAGGGGTAATTCACGCTCGGTCGGGATTTGGGTGCCTGACACTCTACACTTCGAGCAGGCGTCCATCTCCTCGCTACTGTACGCTATCTCACAGGAAGAGCACGAATACAAGGTCGTGGTGGCTTCATTCTCGGCGTCGTGACGAGAGGCCGATGGCTCGACCTGTGTGCGCCCACCGAGCCGGGAGAGCCACGTGCGGAGACGCTGGCTCATCGGGTTATGGCCACCCCGCGGGCAGTTCGTCTTCGTGGTCGGCCATCAACCGAAGTAACGGAACGATCTCGTCGAAGTTCGGCCCTCGCCGAATCGTATGGGTGTCCTTGTCCCACTCGGTATAGCCTGCCTCGGCAAGTTTGGGTAGGTGCAGATGATACAGG from Haloterrigena sp. KLK7 includes these protein-coding regions:
- a CDS encoding helix-turn-helix domain-containing protein translates to MTAEGLKAETVSLLQDLGLKEYEARSFLALTQLSTGTAKEVSEISEVPRTRVYDAVRVLESKGLVEVQHTNPQRFRAVSIEEATAILRQQYDARIDTLQSHLEALDLQPEVDDSDRTQEVWTLSGHDGIEARTHNLLADAESEIVLLVVEEELLTEALYERLHDAVDRGVDVIIGGETDAIIAKLDSEMPSVKVFETELDWLLGPASDDEVAISRLLLVDRTTLLVSSFYPDADPDESHEQAVFADGLENGIVILLRRIISSGLLPMANPVR